Genomic segment of Oscillospiraceae bacterium:
GACGTTACTCGGCGCATTGGCCGGCGGGATCATGCCCGAAATGCTGCGTTCGGCGCTTTCGATTGCACTCTATGCAATGTTCATCGCCATCATTCTTCCGCCCGCAAAAAAACACCGGCCGGCGTTCGCTGTGATTGCGATGTCGGTCGGGCTGAGTTGCTTATTCAGATTTACGCCGTATCTTGAGAATTTGTCCTCGGGTTTTGTGATCATCATCTGCGCGGTGGCCGCGTCGGTATTCGGGGCAATTTGCTTCCCGGTCAAAGGCGGTGACAGGCAATGAGCATCGGCAAAATCCTGCTTTATGTCGCGGTGATGGCGGGTGTGACCTACCTGATCCGTATGCTGCCGCTGACGTTGATCCGGCGCAAACTCGAAAATCAATTTGTGATCTCGTTCATGTATTATATGCCGTTCGCCGTGCTTTCGGCGATGGTGATCCCGGATATATTTTATTGCAGCGACATGGTGCTGTCGGCGGCCGTCGGCCTTGCCGTGGCGGTCGTGCTGTCGCTGTTCGAGAAAAAGCTGCTGACGGTGGCAATATTCGCCTGCCTCGCGGTGTTTCTGACCGAATCCGTGTTCCGGTTATTTGGCTGAGGCGTTTTCGGCGGATGCGGTTTTATTTGTAATCACCGAAGCAAGATTTGCCCCGAACCGTTTGATTTTCTGCGTCGTTGTCTTTTCAAGCGCCGCAGTCAATATTTCCACGACTTTGATGTGTTTATAAGAGGGGATTTTTTCGTTGACGTCACGGATGACCTTTTGGATGGCCGCATGGATCTCTTCCGCTTTCGGCAGCCGCCCGAGGGTTTCTTTGATGAAGTCAAGGTTCGGGAATATTTTTGCCTTGACGCAGATATCGCCGTTTTGTGTGTCCGCCAAAACGATGACGTCGCTGATTTCCGGCAGTTGCGACAGGCGGATTTCAAGTTCTTCCGGATAGATGTTTTTGCCGTTGGAAGTCACAATGACGTTTTTCCTGCGCCCTTTGATATACAGAGAGCCGTCATCGTCCATGCATCCCAAGTCACCGGTGCAGAACCACCCGTCCCGGAACACGGCACGGGTCGCCTCTTCGTCGCGGTAATAACCGAGCATGATATTGTCGCCTTTTGCGAGAATTTCACCGATACCGTCTTCGTTCGGATCGTCGATTTTTAAGGTAATGCCGGGCATTGCCCGACCGGTGGAAGTCGGATTTAAAAAGAAATCGCTGTTGCCCGCGAGAAGCGGAGCGCATTCGGTCAAGCCGTAACCCTGCAGGGTACGGATGCCGAGTGCCGCAAAGTCATCGACCAGCGAGGTATCGAGGTCCGCCGCACCCACGATAAACAGGCGCATTTTTCCGCCGAGTGATTTGCGGACTTTCAGGCGAATGATCTGACGGATCACCGACGGGACATTCGAAAGTGCCTGCGAGAGGGTCTGCGTCTCGAAAAGCGGTTTGTATTTTTCCGGGCTTCCGGCCGCGACGGATTTCCGGATTTGCTTGTTCAGCGCTTTCAGCAGGGCGGGGACAACCACCAAAACCGTGGGGTGATATTCCGTAAAGTTTTTCGGGATTTTTTTAAGTCCGTCGCAATAGGTAATGCAGGCGCCTCGTGAAAGCAGCAGCAGGCAGTCGAGTGTGCATTCGTAGGTGTGGTGCAGCGGGAGTATGGACAGCGTAGTATCAGCGGGCGTAATTTTTACCGCGCTGACCGTCGAATGAATATCCGAACAGATGTTATACTGCGACAGGCACACGCCTTTGGCGCTTCCGGTTGTACCGGAAGTGAAGATCAAAACCTGCATTTCATCCTTTGAAATACCGATCGCATCAACTTCATCTGTTTGAATCGGCTTGACCGGTTCGGATATCGACATCACGTCGGAAAAATCAAAGCATTGAATTCCATCCGCAAGAAGCGGTTTCAGATTCTCCAGATAATCGTTTTCTCCGAAAACGGCGCTGCATTCGGCGGATTGCATAAAGTCGCGGACATCTTCGGGATGGAGTTCTTTATCAATCGGCACGGCAACGCCGATCACAGCTGCGCAAAGATACGAAAGCACCCACTCGAAACTGTTTTTTCCGATCACGGCAATGCGTTTTCCCTGTAGCTTTAATTCGATGAGCCGTTGACTCATCGTATAAAAGCGATTTTTTAATTCTATGTAAGTGATATTCAGATAGTGCCCGTTTGAATCTTTTATAATAAATGCCGGTTTCCTTCCGAATTTATCGGCGCTGTAATTGATGATTTCCCGAAAGTCGTTAAACCTTTTTTCGTTGTAGATATTTACTTCCATCATTGATTCCTTTTTCTGCCTGTAAAGCGCTTTATATTGCGAAAAAACACTGCTTTGAAAAACAGAATTTCTCCTTCATTACTATACCAGCATATTGCGATGATTGCAATAAGTGTATTGCAAAATAAATATAAGCCGCCGTAAAAATACAGCGGCTTTGGCATTTTGTTTTGCTTGAAGTTTACTTGTAATTAGGTTTATCGCCGAGTTAACTTTTCGGTTTCTCGGAAGAATCGTTTTT
This window contains:
- a CDS encoding AzlD domain-containing protein, translating into MSIGKILLYVAVMAGVTYLIRMLPLTLIRRKLENQFVISFMYYMPFAVLSAMVIPDIFYCSDMVLSAAVGLAVAVVLSLFEKKLLTVAIFACLAVFLTESVFRLFG
- a CDS encoding AMP-binding protein: MMEVNIYNEKRFNDFREIINYSADKFGRKPAFIIKDSNGHYLNITYIELKNRFYTMSQRLIELKLQGKRIAVIGKNSFEWVLSYLCAAVIGVAVPIDKELHPEDVRDFMQSAECSAVFGENDYLENLKPLLADGIQCFDFSDVMSISEPVKPIQTDEVDAIGISKDEMQVLIFTSGTTGSAKGVCLSQYNICSDIHSTVSAVKITPADTTLSILPLHHTYECTLDCLLLLSRGACITYCDGLKKIPKNFTEYHPTVLVVVPALLKALNKQIRKSVAAGSPEKYKPLFETQTLSQALSNVPSVIRQIIRLKVRKSLGGKMRLFIVGAADLDTSLVDDFAALGIRTLQGYGLTECAPLLAGNSDFFLNPTSTGRAMPGITLKIDDPNEDGIGEILAKGDNIMLGYYRDEEATRAVFRDGWFCTGDLGCMDDDGSLYIKGRRKNVIVTSNGKNIYPEELEIRLSQLPEISDVIVLADTQNGDICVKAKIFPNLDFIKETLGRLPKAEEIHAAIQKVIRDVNEKIPSYKHIKVVEILTAALEKTTTQKIKRFGANLASVITNKTASAENASAK